One genomic region from Burkholderia latens encodes:
- the lplT gene encoding lysophospholipid transporter LplT, with the protein MKKGFYTIMAAQFFSSLADNALLIAAIALLKDLHAPNWMTPLLKLFFVLSYVVLAAYVGAFADSRPKGRVMFITNTIKVVGCLIMLFGAHPLIAYGIVGFGAAAYSPAKYGILTELLPADRLVAANGWIEGTTVSSIILGTVLGGALISPHIASHVIAHTPAWIGTPAEAAMAIIMAIYVIAAIFNLRIPDTGARYPKQERGPVRLLTDFADCFMVLWRDKLGQISLAVTTLFWGAGATLQFIVLKWAEVSLNMSLSEGAILQAVVAVGVAGGAIAAAARIPLKKSLTVLPVGIIMGIAVMLMAFYTRDLFPAHWAVHFGHLRLPVYLIVAYIFLICVGALSGYFVVPMNALLQHRGHVLLSAGHSIAVQNFNENLSVLVMLCLYAVLVWLDVPVGVVIVLFGTFVCLTMWLVMRRHQANQRQFDSVALIGESRH; encoded by the coding sequence ATGAAAAAAGGTTTTTACACCATCATGGCCGCGCAGTTTTTCTCGTCGTTGGCCGACAATGCGCTTCTCATCGCCGCCATCGCCCTGCTGAAAGACCTCCACGCCCCGAACTGGATGACACCGCTGTTGAAGCTGTTCTTCGTGTTGTCCTATGTGGTGCTCGCGGCATACGTCGGTGCGTTCGCGGATTCGCGTCCGAAGGGCCGTGTGATGTTCATCACCAACACAATCAAGGTCGTCGGCTGCCTGATCATGCTGTTCGGCGCGCATCCGCTGATCGCATACGGGATCGTCGGGTTCGGCGCCGCCGCCTACTCGCCAGCGAAATACGGGATTCTGACCGAGCTGCTGCCGGCCGACCGGCTCGTCGCCGCGAACGGCTGGATCGAGGGCACGACCGTCAGCTCGATCATCCTCGGCACCGTGCTCGGCGGCGCGCTGATCAGCCCGCACATCGCGTCGCACGTGATCGCGCACACGCCCGCGTGGATCGGCACGCCGGCCGAAGCCGCGATGGCGATCATCATGGCGATCTACGTGATCGCCGCGATCTTCAACCTGCGAATCCCCGATACCGGCGCGCGCTATCCGAAGCAGGAGCGCGGCCCGGTCAGGCTGCTCACCGATTTCGCCGACTGTTTCATGGTGCTCTGGCGCGACAAGCTCGGCCAGATCTCGCTCGCGGTCACGACGCTGTTCTGGGGGGCCGGCGCGACGCTGCAGTTCATCGTGCTGAAGTGGGCCGAAGTCTCGCTGAACATGTCGCTGTCGGAGGGCGCGATCCTGCAGGCGGTGGTCGCGGTCGGCGTCGCGGGCGGCGCGATCGCCGCCGCCGCGCGGATTCCGCTGAAGAAATCGCTCACCGTGCTGCCGGTCGGGATCATCATGGGCATCGCGGTAATGCTGATGGCGTTCTACACGCGCGACCTGTTCCCGGCACACTGGGCCGTGCACTTCGGCCACCTGCGCCTGCCCGTCTACCTGATCGTCGCGTACATCTTCCTGATCTGCGTCGGCGCGCTGTCCGGCTACTTCGTGGTTCCGATGAATGCGCTGTTGCAGCATCGCGGCCACGTGCTGCTGTCGGCCGGCCACTCGATCGCGGTTCAGAACTTCAACGAGAACCTGTCGGTGCTCGTGATGCTGTGCCTGTATGCGGTGCTCGTCTGGCTCGACGTGCCGGTCGGCGTCGTAATCGTGCTGTTCGGCACGTTCGTGTGCCTGACGATGTGGCTCGTGATGCGCCGCCACCAGGCGAACCAGCGGCAGTTCGACTCGGTTGCGC